Within the Deinococcus sp. Leaf326 genome, the region GTCCTTCGGGGAGATGGAGCTCTAGGCCGCCGTACTCTGGCGGATCTGTCAGGAGGAAGAACAATGTACAGCTGAAGTCTTGAGGCGGGCAGCGGTGGAATGCCTCATCGCTGATCTCTTCTTCTGCAGGACTGTCCATGTAGGTTTGAGAGAAATGCAGTGCTGGGGAGCTGCGGTACCAGATGTTGCAGGTCCTTTGTTCGCCTCTCTTTGCGGGGAAGGCAGCGGCCTCTTGGGTGGATTCTCGGGGACGACTTTAGTCGTTGTATTCGTCTCTTGGACGGGGCTGTTCCCTCTAACGAGGCTCTGCAACACCAGAAGAAGTGGTCCGGTCATCGCTCTAGCAGGTCGGGTATCTTCCTCCCATGTCTGAACGTCCGGCCCTCAGTGAGCAAGACCATCTCAGCGAGGATCTTTACCAACTCGCTACCGAGCTCCATATCACCCAGACCCCGCAAACCCTTCTCCACCTGCTTCTCCACCATGCTCGGCAGACGTTGAGTATCGGCACCAGTCTCGCTGTTCTAGGGCAAGGCGACGCGTGGCTGTCACCGGTCGTCCAAGGGGGTTTTGCGAACCTATCCCCTGAAGAGCTCACTCATCTTAGCCAGCGACTTATGCTTCAGGCTCAGACACTTGGTGGCCCTGTTGTGCTCAAGGGTAGGGGGCAGGAAAATTGGGTCTTTCTGCCCCTCCGGACCGATGAACGTCTCTTGGGATTCTTGGTCCTCGCTCCAGACGAGAGCGCTGCATCTCTCTCTCCAGCACAACTCCGTTATCTGCACAAACTGGCACTCCATGGCGCTAACGCGATTGCGGGGGCCCAGCTGCTGCTCCAACTTCGGCAGAGCGAGACGCGTTATCGCCGTCTCGTCGATGAAAGTCCGGTTGGCATTGCCGCCGGTTTTCTCGACGGGGGCCTCACCGAAGCGAACGATGCCTACCTCAACCTCCTGGGGTTTACCCGCGAAGCCTACGAACGCGGCGAACTGGACTGGGCCGCCCTCACCCCACCGGAATATCACGCCATAGACGCTGCTGCGTTTCAACGGGCCTTCGATCAGGGCACGTCCGGTCATTACGAGAAAGAGATGCTCACCAGTACGGGGGAGCGCATTCCGCTGGAAATCACCCTGATGCAGTATGCCGAGGGCGACCGCCAACGGGTGGTGGGCTATCTCCGTGATCTCCGTGCCCAGCGCGCAGCTGAAGCGCGGTGGCAGGCTCAGACGCATGGCCTTCAAAATCAGTTGGAGGACCGCAGCCTCACCCTGGCACAGCAGGCCGAATCGCTCCGTCAACAGCGGGCAGAGCTCGAAGCACGCACGCGTGTTCTGGAAGGGTTTGCCTCGTTCACCCGGGAGCTGACGTTGAATCTTGACCCTTACGCCCTGATTCGGCGGGCCCAACAATTCACGTTGACATTGCTCCCGCCTCAGGCCTTCGCTCTCTACTACGAGCCACACCTCGACCTCTGGCGCGTGAAGGCACAAACAGGTGAGGTTGGAAATCCCGATCTCCAGGCGGTCCTGGACCGGGGCCTTCCCTTCGAGGAGACCACCAACCTGTTTCAGCCCTGGGACACCCGGATACCCCTCTATCAAGAGGCGTACGATTCCAGGAAGGATACCGTTGCCCGGGAGACCACCCAACTTCAGTCCACAGCGACCCTGCCACTGAGCGTCCGTGGACATTCCCGCGGGATTTTTGCCATTGGCCTGAATGTCGCTCAGCCCTGGACGCCTATCGACAAAGTGGTGCTGGAAACAGTAGTTCGCAGTCTCAGTCTTGCTCTGGAGCGTGCCGAGCAGACCCAACTCTTGCAACAGCGAAGTTTGGCGTTGGAGCACAGTAATCGGGAGCTCGAACAATTCGCCTATGTGGCCAGTCATGATCTGCAGGAGCCTCTGCGAACAGTCACCAGTTTCTCTCAGCTGTTGATCCGGCGCCTGGGGAAAGTTCAGGACGATCCGAAGGCTGCTCAATATGCAGAGCTCATCACGGACGCAACTGGGCGAATGCGAACCCTGATTGATGACTTGCTCGAGTTTTCTCGTGTGGGTTCCCGTGTCGAGCCCCTCAAATCGATAGATCTCGGTGCTGTTCTGACTCAAGTTCAGGCTGATCTCCAACATCGGCTTGAAGAAACGCAAGGGCAGCTGGCATTTGAAAAGCTTCCCCGAGTACTTGGCGATCAGGCACAACTCCGACAACTCTTCCAGAACCTCATCAACAATGCGCTGAAGTTTCAAGCTCCAGGACGTATCCCACGAGTGAGCATTTTAGCTGAACGGAACGAGGACTGGGTTGAAGTCAGGGTGATAGATAACGGGATCGGCATTGACGCTGCGCATTTCGAGAAGATCTTTACGGTCTTTCAGAGACTGCATCGAAGAGACGAGTACGCAGGAAATGGTATTGGTCTGGCAATCGTCCGGAAGATCATGCAACGCCATGGCGGTTCAGTCGAGGTCAACTCGGTAGTTGATGAGGGGACGACTTTTACTCTGAAGTTGCCAAGTGAGTCTTACAGAGAGAATAACAATTTCTAATCGTACTTTCTATATTGATCGGTAAAATAGTTGCAGAATAGAGAAGCATAGCTTTCACAAGAACTTATACCTTAGATAATCGAGATCCTGCGTCGAGTCTATCAGTTCGTCGTAAGCCCGTTCCAGAATCTTCGCGCCCTGGGCAAAATTCTCCGCGATCTGTTGACGCGCTTCTCTAGCTTTTGGGGTCGGCTGATCCTGTTGATCACGCAACAGATCTGCAACCTGATGGAGTTCCTGTATCGCACGTTGCAACTGGTAGTGCGCTTCATTTTGCCGACCGATGAGCCGACGAATCAGCTGAGAAATATCGCCGCCTCGATAGGGGGTCAGCTGAGTTGCTTCCATCCGCTCCAAGGTTTCGTGCAGTTGTCGTTCCTGAGCGTCGTTCATGAGACCTTAAGGTAAGAATTAGAGCGATGAGCATTTGTGACTTTTGCAACACCTTTAGATGGAGTTCTGGTGGGATGACCGAGTATTCAGCTGATCTAAAGCGTGCCCTACGACCTCACTGTCGCCTATGAAGTGCTGATCG harbors:
- a CDS encoding ATP-binding protein translates to MSERPALSEQDHLSEDLYQLATELHITQTPQTLLHLLLHHARQTLSIGTSLAVLGQGDAWLSPVVQGGFANLSPEELTHLSQRLMLQAQTLGGPVVLKGRGQENWVFLPLRTDERLLGFLVLAPDESAASLSPAQLRYLHKLALHGANAIAGAQLLLQLRQSETRYRRLVDESPVGIAAGFLDGGLTEANDAYLNLLGFTREAYERGELDWAALTPPEYHAIDAAAFQRAFDQGTSGHYEKEMLTSTGERIPLEITLMQYAEGDRQRVVGYLRDLRAQRAAEARWQAQTHGLQNQLEDRSLTLAQQAESLRQQRAELEARTRVLEGFASFTRELTLNLDPYALIRRAQQFTLTLLPPQAFALYYEPHLDLWRVKAQTGEVGNPDLQAVLDRGLPFEETTNLFQPWDTRIPLYQEAYDSRKDTVARETTQLQSTATLPLSVRGHSRGIFAIGLNVAQPWTPIDKVVLETVVRSLSLALERAEQTQLLQQRSLALEHSNRELEQFAYVASHDLQEPLRTVTSFSQLLIRRLGKVQDDPKAAQYAELITDATGRMRTLIDDLLEFSRVGSRVEPLKSIDLGAVLTQVQADLQHRLEETQGQLAFEKLPRVLGDQAQLRQLFQNLINNALKFQAPGRIPRVSILAERNEDWVEVRVIDNGIGIDAAHFEKIFTVFQRLHRRDEYAGNGIGLAIVRKIMQRHGGSVEVNSVVDEGTTFTLKLPSESYRENNNF